One genomic segment of Tubulanus polymorphus chromosome 4, tnTubPoly1.2, whole genome shotgun sequence includes these proteins:
- the LOC141903060 gene encoding annexin-B12-like, whose product MSYPYGGGGGYPPQGGYGGGYGQPPPPGPGYPTQPGYPAGPGMPQPGFTDPYGAAPPPGGIGFSGMPTPESAGINQVHGGGYGMPSAAGYGQPAYGQPPPPAPGYGQPPVPGYPQPGYGQPAPGGYGQPPAQGYGQPPSAGYAPGPAAGGYAPAPSAGAYPGSGGYAPVPSGGAGAYAPGGGYAPQPGGYNTTPAAASYQPPKTTLHVGAASGIVPKMKGMSISGQRYQGTLTDYKGFNPEQDAGVLRKAMKGIGTDEKAIIDVLGHRTNAQRLRILVTFKTMYGKDLIKELKSELRGDFEDAIIALLKPFDTYDATELRKAMKGAGTDEEALIEIMCTRTNQEIENIKKAYKVELRRDLEKDLVSETSGHFKRLMVSMAAGGRLEDQPVDVNKARADAKALYDAGEKKWGTDESKFNSILASQSEQQLKLVFDEYQKLTGRSLEQAIRSEMSGDLLNGMLALAKVAQNRPAFFAERLYRSMKGLGTNDTTLIRIIVTRCEKDMVQIKQEFQKMYGKSLESFIKDDCSGDYKRILLSLVGVNY is encoded by the exons ATGAGTTACCCTTATGGAGGAGGCGGAGGTTATCCACCTCAAGGAGGTTATGGAGGAGGTTATGGACAGCCTCCTCCCCCGGGTCCCGGATATCCAACACAACCCGGTTATCCTGCT GGCCCAGGTATGCCTCAGCCAGGGTTTACTGATCCGTACGGGGCTGCGCCACCGCCTGGAGGAATCGGCTTTTCA GGAATGCCGACGCCAGAAAGTGCTGGAATAAATCAAGTTCAT GGTGGTGGGTACGGTATGCCTTCTGCTGCTGGCTACGGTCAACCAGCGTACGGACAGCCTCCCCCGCCGGCGCCAGGTTATGGCCAGCCACCAGTACCTGGTTATCCCCAACCCGGTTACGGTCAACCAGCGCCAGGAGGTTACGGTCAGCCACCGGCGCAAGGCTATGGCCAGCCACCGAGCGCTGGGTACGCGCCGGGCCCGGCTGCAGGCGGTTATGCACCCGCGCCAAGTGCCGGTGCATATCCAGGTTCGGGTGGGTATGCACCGGTGCCGAGTGGTGGCGCCGGCGCGTACGCTCCAGGAGGTGGGTACGCACCGCAACCAGGTGGGTATAATACAACCCCTGCCGCGGCTTCATATCAACCACCAAAAACGACATTGCACGTGGGAGCAGCTTCTGGTATCGTTCCTAAAATGAAAGGCATGAGCATTTCAGGACAAAGG TATCAAGGGACCCTTACGGATTACAAGGGTTTTAACCCGGAACAAGACGCTGGAGTTCTTAGAAAAGCTATGAAAGGAATCG GAACTGATGAGAAAGCTATCATCGACGTTCTCGGCCACCGAACTAACGCCCAAAGATTGCGTATTCTCGTAACGTTCAAAACCATGTACGGCAAG GATTTGATTAAAGAGTTAAAAAGTGAACTTCGCGGTGATTTCGAGGACGCGATTATTGCACTGTTGAAACCGTTCGATACGTACGACGCTACTGAATTACGTAAAGCGATGAAG GGAGCCGGAACTGACGAGGAAGCTTTGATAGAAATTATGTGTACGAGAACAAACCAAGAAATAGAGAATATTAAGAAAGCCTATAAAGTCG AGTTGAGGAGAGATTTAGAGAAGGATCTCGTCAGCGAAACCTCCGGTCATTTCAAGCGTTTAATGGTATCGATGGCAGCT GGCGGGAGACTTGAGGATCAACCGGTAGATGTGAATAAAGCTAGAGCTGATGCGAAG GCTTTATACGATGCCGGAGAGAAGAAGTGGGGCACGGACGAGTCGAAGTTCAATTCGATCCTCGCGAGTCAAAGCGAACAGCAATTGAAACTCGTATTCGATGAATATCAGAAACTAACCGGACGGTCGCTAGAGCAGGCGATCCGCAGCGAAATGTCTGGTGATTTACTGAACGGCATGTTAGCTCTAG CTAAAGTCGCTCAAAATCGTCCAGCCTTCTTCGCTGAACGTCTGTATAGATCTATGAAG GGATTAGGAACGAACGACACGACGCTGATCCGAATTATCGTCACTCGGTGTGAAAAAGACATGGTCCAAATTAaacaagaatttcagaaaatgtacGGAAAATCGCTGGAATCATTCATTAAG GATGATTGTTCCGGTGATTATAAGCGAATATTGCTTTCTCTTGTCGGAGTCAATTATTAA
- the LOC141903062 gene encoding suppressor of SWI4 1 homolog, whose amino-acid sequence MGRKGKKKVGKSVIKIKEKQKQMLEDEYSKVPHAFVIHRGVVGKYVKELMDDTRRIMEPFCARNLRARRKNTLKDFISMAGPLNITNILSFTKTENGMYLKVMRLPRGPTLTFKIQEYTLSRDIVSSLKRHYSDPKQFDHHPLLVMNNFTGEGLHLKLMSTMFQNMFPSININKVKLADIKRTLLLQYDPETKNIDLRHYNVRAVPVGMSRGVKKLIKSKLPDLGAYEDVSEFILRGNLSESEVELDGPHNEIVLPQNMPGKGNKRASQSAIRLTEIGPRMTLHLIKVEEGICDGKVIFHDFIAKTPEEIQLQQKIKEEKKKLKDKRKQIQKENVKKKELEKEMIKEKALAGMKRKAEQDGEEKDEDNTEDNTGNNTKIADDDDADDDDADDENNAEEEDDDDVEYYRQEVGEEPDEDIVRGLKRKQTPRKPSLHRNKKLKMEMSNKGVPRRGKSLNGRGGQRGEMRGKSSNRGTRVQAGVRTKGPGTGTRGGRGGGMRGGRGDGMRGRGGGMRGRGGTRGRGGGTRGRGGSRRR is encoded by the exons ATGGGGCGAAAA GGGAAGAAGAAAGTGGGAAAATCTGTGataaaaatcaaagaaaaacaGAAGCAAATGTTGGAAGATGAATACAGCAAAGTGCCACATGCATTCGTCATACACAGAGGAGTCGTCGGCAAATATGTCAAAGAACTGATGGACGATACTCGGAGAATCATGGAACCTTTCTGCGCGAGAAACCTTAGA GCGAGACGGAAAAACACGTTAAAAGACTTCATATCGATGGCCGGACCGTTGAACATCACGAATATTCTCTCGTTCACGAAAACCGAGAACGGAATGTATTTAAAAGTAATGCGTCTGCCGCGCGGACCGACGTTGACGTTTAAAATACAGGAGTATACGCTGAGTCGCGATATCGTGTCGTCGTTGAAGCGGCATTATTCCGATCCGAAACAATTCGATCACCATCCGTTACTGGTTATGAACAATTTCACCGGCGAAGGATTACACTTGAAACTGATGTCGACGATGTTTCAGAATATGTTTCCGTCGATCAATATCAATAAG GTTAAATTAGCCGATATCAAAAGAACGTTATTGTTGCAGTACGATcctgaaacaaaaaatatagatCTTCGTCATTA TAATGTTCGCGCTGTGCCTGTCGGAATGAGTCGTGGCGTCAAAAAACTGATTAAATCGAAGTTGCCAGATTTAGGCGCTTACGAAGATGTCAGCGAGTTTATTCTCAG AGGGAATCTATCAGAAAGCGAAGTTGAATTAGATGGTCCTCACAATGAAATCGTACTTCCACAAAACATGCCCGGAAAAGGAAATAAAAGGGCATCACAATCGGCAATCAG GTTGACTGAAATCGGGCCGAGAATGACGTTACACTTGATTAAAGTAGAAGAGGGAATCTGCGACGGGAAGGTCATCTTCCACGATTTCATCGCGAAAACGCCCGAAGAAATTCAGTTGCAGCAGAAGattaaagaagaaaaaaa GAAATTGAAGGATAAACGAAAACAAATCCAGAAGGaaaatgtaaagaaaaaagaattagaaaaagaGATGATTAAAGAGAAGGCATTAGCTGGAATGAAGAGAAAGGCTGAGCAGGATGGAGAAGAAAAAGATGAAG ATAATACTGAAGATAATACTGGAAATAACACCAAAattgctgatgatgatgatgctgatgatgatgatgctgatgatgaaaataatgctgaagaggaagatgatgatgatgtagaATATTACAGACAAGAAGTTGGCGAAGAGCCCGATGAAG atatcGTGCGTGGCTTGAAACGAAAACAGACACCTCGCAAGCCGTCGCTTCACCGCAATAAAAAACTGAAGATGGAGATGTCGAATAAAGGTGTTCCTCGGCGAGGTAAATCACTGAACGGCAGAGGCGGACAAAGAGGTGAAATGAGAGGTAAATCGAGCAACAGAGGAACCAGAGTTCAAGCTGGAGTAAGAACGAAAGGACCTGGAACTGGGACGAGAGGAGGTCGTGGAGGCGGGATGAGAGGAGGTCGTGGTGATGGAATGAGAGGTCGAGGGGGTGGGATGAGAGGTCGAGGTGGTACAAGAGGTCGGGGAGGTGGGACGAGAGGTCGGGGAGGCAGTCGTCGTCGTTGA